The Pongo abelii isolate AG06213 chromosome 20, NHGRI_mPonAbe1-v2.0_pri, whole genome shotgun sequence genome window below encodes:
- the ZNF556 gene encoding zinc finger protein 556 produces MRHKRAHSGQKLYKCKECGKAFSRPSYLQTHEKTHSGEKPYACQSCGKTFLRSHSLTEHVRTHTVEKPYECGQCGKGFSCPKSFRAHVMMHTGGRPYECKHCGKAFRCQKSFRVHMMMHAGGRPYECKQCGKAYCWATSFQ; encoded by the coding sequence ATGAGGCACAAAAGAGCTCACTCtggacaaaaattatataaatgtaaagaatgtgggaaagccttcagtcGCCCTTCCTACCTACAGACGCATGAGAAAACTCAcagtggagagaaaccctatgccTGTCAATCTTGCGGGAAGACATTTCTTCGTTCCCACTCTCTCACTGAACATGTAAGGACTCACACTGTAGAGAAACCCTACGAATGTGGGCAGTGTGGGAAAGGCTTCAGTTGTCCCAAATCCTTTCGCGCGCATGTGATGATGCACACCGGAGGGAGACCGTATGAGTGCAAGCactgtgggaaagccttcaggtGTCAGAAATCCTTTCGAGTCCATATGATGATGCACGCCGGAGGGAGACCATATGAGTGCAAGCAGTGTGGGAAAGCCTACTGCTGGGCAACATCCTTTCAATGA